Proteins encoded by one window of Bacteroidia bacterium:
- a CDS encoding T9SS type A sorting domain-containing protein yields the protein MKKFIIYLCLFSAIKADSQNLVLNPSFEDTILCPTTIFPMQCKYWYRATMGSPDYFSEQPNIFCGTSYVPQSGVGYQYARTGIAYVGLATLMQPLNPNYLNRREYIGGELSDTLKQGHEYCVSFYVSVAEELKYVTDGIGLYLSVDSAVDYTININLSFIPQIENPSGNIIYDTLNWVQISGTYIANGGEKYLTIGNFKDNANTMIDSINNSVPQSQYESYLFIDDVSVIDCTVGISEVNDNLSIGKLYPNPANTVVYYENVLGEDENGKIKLMDMLGKEIKEYKLTKGSNLISIPVSELSKGIYMVKVEITERNSEIIKLVVN from the coding sequence ATGAAAAAATTTATTATTTATTTATGCTTGTTTTCTGCTATTAAAGCAGATTCACAAAATCTTGTTTTGAACCCTTCGTTTGAAGACACAATTTTGTGCCCAACAACTATATTCCCAATGCAATGCAAATATTGGTATAGGGCTACAATGGGCAGTCCTGATTATTTCAGTGAACAGCCTAATATATTTTGCGGAACATCTTACGTTCCGCAAAGTGGAGTTGGATACCAATATGCACGAACAGGTATTGCTTATGTAGGATTGGCTACACTTATGCAGCCTTTAAATCCAAATTATCTAAACAGGCGAGAATATATTGGAGGAGAACTTTCAGACACATTAAAGCAGGGGCATGAGTATTGTGTCAGCTTTTATGTTTCGGTTGCCGAAGAATTAAAGTATGTTACAGACGGCATAGGTTTATACCTTTCTGTTGACAGTGCTGTTGATTATACCATCAATATCAACCTGTCGTTTATTCCTCAAATAGAAAACCCTTCAGGCAATATTATTTATGATACGCTTAACTGGGTGCAAATTTCGGGAACGTACATAGCTAATGGTGGTGAAAAATATTTGACTATTGGTAATTTTAAAGATAATGCTAATACCATGATTGATTCTATTAATAATTCAGTTCCTCAAAGCCAATATGAATCTTACTTATTTATTGATGATGTAAGTGTAATAGACTGCACGGTGGGTATTAGCGAAGTAAATGATAATTTAAGTATAGGAAAATTATATCCCAATCCTGCTAATACTGTGGTGTATTATGAAAATGTGTTAGGAGAGGATGAAAACGGGAAGATAAAATTAATGGATATGTTAGGAAAAGAAATAAAAGAATACAAACTAACAAAAGGCAGTAATTTAATTTCAATACCTGTATCTGAGTTGTCAAAAGGCATATACATGGTAAAGGTGGAAATTACGGAGCGTAACAGTGAAATAATTAAATTGGTAGTTAATTAA